The following are encoded in a window of Candidatus Methylomirabilota bacterium genomic DNA:
- the selD gene encoding selenide, water dikinase SelD has product MDTRLIDPRTGKQIRLTAYAACAGUASKMGPGDLQDVLGDLRHEEHADLLVGLGKSDDAAVYRVSDDVAIVETVDFFPPIVDDPYLFGAIAAANSMSDVYAMGGQVLFALNVAGFPRDLPKDIIAAVFRGGADKVREAGGVIAGGHTVVDAEPKYGLCVTGRVDPRRILIKGGLRAGQRVFLSKPLGTGVIATAAKNDKTDAATLDGAVASMLRLNRVAAEVAQQAAARGATDITGFGLLGHAGEMAESSDAGIEFRARDLPLLPGALALAEAGVFSGGMGRNRSHLDAAFAARGRFHVGPGVPESLVKLLCESETSGGLLFAVDAPRAEQVFEAFAKAGEAVWEVGTVTADARLALV; this is encoded by the coding sequence ATGGACACCCGACTGATCGATCCCAGGACCGGCAAGCAGATCCGTCTCACCGCCTACGCGGCCTGCGCGGGCTGAGCGTCCAAGATGGGTCCTGGAGATCTCCAGGACGTGCTCGGTGATCTGCGGCACGAGGAGCACGCCGACCTGTTGGTCGGGCTCGGCAAGAGCGACGACGCCGCGGTCTACCGCGTGAGCGACGACGTCGCGATCGTGGAGACCGTCGATTTCTTCCCGCCCATCGTCGACGATCCGTACCTCTTCGGCGCGATCGCCGCGGCCAACTCGATGTCCGACGTCTACGCGATGGGCGGCCAGGTGCTCTTTGCCCTCAACGTGGCCGGCTTCCCGCGCGACCTGCCCAAGGACATCATCGCGGCGGTGTTCCGTGGTGGCGCGGACAAGGTGCGCGAGGCGGGCGGCGTCATCGCGGGCGGCCACACCGTGGTGGACGCCGAGCCCAAGTACGGCCTGTGCGTGACCGGCCGCGTCGATCCGCGCCGCATCCTGATCAAGGGCGGCCTGCGCGCCGGGCAACGCGTGTTCCTCTCCAAGCCGCTCGGCACCGGCGTGATCGCGACCGCGGCGAAGAACGACAAGACGGATGCGGCGACGCTGGACGGCGCGGTGGCCAGCATGCTGCGCCTCAACCGCGTGGCCGCCGAGGTCGCCCAGCAGGCGGCGGCCCGCGGCGCCACCGACATCACCGGGTTCGGCCTGCTCGGGCACGCGGGCGAGATGGCGGAGTCGTCCGACGCCGGGATCGAGTTCCGCGCGCGCGACCTGCCGCTCCTGCCGGGAGCGCTGGCGTTGGCGGAGGCCGGCGTGTTCAGCGGCGGGATGGGGCGAAACCGGAGCCATCTCGACGCGGCCTTCGCCGCGCGCGGACGGTTCCACGTCGGGCCCGGCGTGCCGGAGTCACTCGTCAAGCTGCTGTGCGAGTCGGAGACATCGGGCGGGCTGCTGTTCGCGGTGGACGCGCCGCGCGCAGAGCAGGTCTTCGAGGCGTTCGCGAAAGCGGGCGAGGCGGTGTGGGAGGTGGGCACCGTCACCG
- a CDS encoding selenium metabolism-associated LysR family transcriptional regulator, translating to MDLRQLEIFVKVAELGSFSRAADALFLTQPTVSEHIRTLEDDLGLRLLDRLGRGAAVTRGGALLLSYAQRMLALSHEARQAMESFQGRMSGDLLVGASTIPGEYILPALIGRFKEKFPDIAITLLIGGSQAVTEWVAEGRAEIGVVGARPAHRSIEYRELFPDDIVLIVGAAHAWHGRKQVTIEELRAEPLLLRERGSGTRAALETALEAAGVDLAECRVVGEMGSTQAIKQAVKASVGVSLASRRAVEDECRIGVLGCLRVKNLKINRAFYLATNRERSRSPLAEAFRAFVEAEAV from the coding sequence GTGGATCTGCGCCAGCTCGAGATCTTCGTCAAGGTCGCCGAGCTGGGCTCGTTTTCCCGCGCGGCCGACGCGCTCTTCCTGACCCAGCCGACCGTCTCGGAGCACATCCGCACCCTCGAGGATGATCTGGGCCTCCGGCTGCTGGATCGGCTCGGCCGAGGCGCCGCGGTGACCCGCGGGGGCGCGCTTCTGCTCTCCTACGCGCAGCGGATGCTCGCGCTGTCGCACGAGGCGCGGCAGGCGATGGAGAGCTTCCAGGGCCGCATGAGCGGCGATCTCCTCGTCGGCGCGAGCACGATTCCCGGCGAGTACATCCTTCCCGCGCTGATCGGACGCTTCAAGGAGAAATTCCCCGACATCGCGATCACCCTGCTCATCGGAGGCAGCCAGGCGGTGACCGAATGGGTCGCGGAGGGACGCGCGGAGATCGGCGTGGTGGGTGCCCGCCCGGCGCATCGGAGCATCGAGTACCGCGAGCTCTTCCCGGACGACATCGTGCTGATCGTCGGCGCGGCGCATGCGTGGCACGGGCGCAAGCAGGTGACCATCGAGGAGCTGCGCGCCGAGCCGCTCTTGCTCCGGGAGCGCGGCTCGGGCACGCGCGCGGCGCTGGAGACCGCCCTCGAGGCGGCCGGGGTGGATCTGGCGGAGTGCCGGGTGGTGGGCGAGATGGGCTCGACCCAGGCGATCAAGCAGGCGGTCAAGGCTTCGGTCGGGGTGTCGCTGGCGTCGCGGCGGGCCGTCGAGGACGAGTGCCGGATCGGAGTCTTGGGGTGCCTCCGGGTGAAGAACCTCAAGATCAACCGCGCGTTCTACCTGGCCACCAATCGGGAGCGGAGCCGCTCGCCGCTGGCCGAGGCATTCCGGGCCTTCGTCGAGGCCGAGGCAGTCTGA